One genomic window of Diospyros lotus cultivar Yz01 chromosome 8, ASM1463336v1, whole genome shotgun sequence includes the following:
- the LOC127807184 gene encoding homeotic protein knotted-1-like, translating to MEDYSNMSENTVAPRGSFTYGGPVLATTSSCVYGRNSFQESESQAHNNPTVKAEAESASLQHLQKFHYPNSVINRGHQTLHHQQDHNQHTSSEVEAIKAKIIAHPQYSYLLEAYMDCQKVGAPPEVAERLAAVRREIEMRQRASVASLNVAKDPELDQFMEAYCDMLMKYRDELARPLQEAMEFMRRIESQLNMLSNGPMRIFTSDAKCEGAGSSEEDQENSTGEEAELPEIDPRAEDQELKNYLMRKYSGYLGSLKQELSKKKKKGKLPKEARQKLLNWWELHYKWPYPSESEKVALAESTGLDQKQINNWFINQRKRHWKPSEDMQFMVMDSLHPPNAALYLEGHYNMGHEGPYRLGP from the exons ATGGAGGATTACAGTAACATGAGCGAGAACACTGTAGCTCCGAGGGGGAGCTTCACGTACGGCGGCCCAGTTCTTGCAACAACAAGTTCTTGTGTGTATGGACGGAATAGCTTTCAAGAATCTGAGTCACAGGCCCATAATAATCCGACTGTGAAGGCCGAAGCGGAAAGTGCTTCTCTGCAGCATCTCCAGAAATTTCATTATCCTAATTCTGTGATTAATAGAGGGCACCAAACACTTCACCATCAACAAGATCACAATCAGCACACTTCGAGTGAAGTCGAAGCAATCAAGGCTAAGATCATCGCCCACCCTCAGTATTCCTACCTCTTGGAGGCTTACATGGATTGCCAAAAG GTAGGGGCTCCTCCGGAAGTGGCGGAACGGTTGGCGGCCGTCCGTCGTGAGATTGAGATGAGGCAGCGAGCTTCAGTGGCTTCACTTAATGTTGCCAAGGACCCAGAACTGGATCAGTTCATG GAGGCGTACTGCGACATGCTGATGAAGTATAGAGACGAGCTTGCAAGGCCATTGCAAGAAGCTATGGAGTTCATGCGACGGATCGAATCGCAGCTGAACATGCTTAGCAACGGTCCCATGCGGATCTTTACCTCTG ATGCAAAGTGTGAGGGTGCCGGCTCATCAGAAGAGGATCAAGAGAATAGTACTGGCGAAGAAGCAGAACTGCCTGAGATCGATCCACGGGCCGAAGATCAGGAACTAAAGAATTACCTAATGAGGAAATACAGTGGCTATCTGGGCAGTCTCAAGCAAGAGCTttccaagaaaaagaagaaaggcaagctGCCTAAAGAGGCCAGGCAAAAGCTGCTCAATTGGTGGGAGTTGCACTACAAATGGCCCTATCCATCG gAGAGCGAGAAGGTGGCCTTGGCCGAATCAACTGGATTGGACCAGAAGCAAATTAACAACTGGTTCATCAACCAGAGGAAACGACACTGGAAGCCTTCGGAGGATATGCAGTTTATGGTAATGGACAGTCTTCATCCTCCAAACGCCGCGCTATACCTGGAGGGACATTATAACATGGGTCATGAAGGTCCTTACAGATTAGGGCCATag